A window of Ursus arctos isolate Adak ecotype North America unplaced genomic scaffold, UrsArc2.0 scaffold_16, whole genome shotgun sequence genomic DNA:
ccgaagggcacacgtgaggcccagaggaggaggaagattttactcactccaaggaaggagccaggcagaaacggagcatcccagcatggggccatgcaaggcgaggtcagcatgcccctggacggaagagcctagggactgcacagtccctagggcaaagaccagggccttccaccctgagacctgatcaagggaagagcagtgcccgagactcaggagagcacctcggctgggcttcccgttgcataccttggccaccttgatccagtgctccaccaccatggccctgtcccgggctgtcatgcttgggttgccaaggcaggtggtgatgacacacttggccacaccgttgaactgggcgacagtggcccggactgtgggtgccaggtgctcattgccaggcttgttgcgcttggaccagacggagcccaggcactgatggggcagcagcttcttgaacagctcctagagaacaggcggaccttggttcacccagccatttcccatgcaagacgcatgtcctacgtaggggtcacaggtcagagctggacctcagggagctgagaatctggcctgagcctggttggagaccgtggatttcattccattgtttttccctgagggaacccagtacacaatgacccaggagcaaacagagcaagggaaggaaggagggcattggcaccctgatcatgctcaggaactcccagctcctggtggcactgcaaggtggtccaacccaagggggcttcttcccctcccctccaactggccatccccctggtccttcccccctttcagatgcacattctcacacgggagctgcaaccacacgttcttccgtctgccctgtcctcatggacacatcagatgcctaatcaatgctgagggtactcatcctccaaggcacatgagtgggtgacccatggacttgactgaacacagggagctgccctcctccacccacgggaccagggcctgcccattggtctctccattctggctcatttcttctccctagtacctccgtatcagtgcttatcagggtctctcgctacagtccgcagctggacagtgaaagcttggggctaagcgccttgatgggttgacagggttgggaagtggtggagctgagatttggtcccagaccataggagtccacatcagggaaaggcaggtgtggggcaggtgagagcagaaggaaggcctgccccgggcccaccctgagagcccagctgctcaccgcatccatatacgtgagctgctctgccaccagcctgggagggaagtccaggaggtcgggcttctcctcacccagctggttctttggggtgacacagcggtggcaggaagcctctggggccgcggtgggctctgtggctgttgcctgagtgaaactttctagcaaaaagggtggtccagctgactgctgctcagcacccggcacacatgcagaagatgggagcacgggttgcagttctggaacagctgacggaggggaggctggctctgacaccgcaggtgacagttgacacagagccggggtcgcctctagctctataggaggccctgttcctggctctgccgctggaaggagccctggagctggcactggggcaggagacagagaaaggttcatccacatcactgactttccgtatgcctttgcaaaaccaggacagaccccatggccttgaaaggaatacccagcccatgaaccgcatcccagttagccttcccagcttgccatcccccttaccctccacctctgcctcagtgagcgccagaagttcccgctgcatcaggagaagggggacatggtttgtcaggtcccaggcatgccacttcagaaccatggccccatgcacataggccaccttgatctcgacacggtcacagcccagggactgatagatagcctgcaaattctggtcaggccaggtacccaagaagggagacagggtgctgggaagagtcatatgtggagcagagtcagaggcctggccttgcattgcacatgctactcccacagcaccgttctttctgtatgggtcccagaggatggccccagcccccttccaacccctctctagctgccctcgtagtgggaggcctggtcctccagaaaacctgaatgagtctggtttttccacttctcctctcctctacctggccatgggcctggtctactctatcctccatgcacaccagtatcaaggctcaggttggaggcagatttgtgagtggttggctcagcacaccctcggttcttggccccggttggggtggtcagcagggaggggcaggcagagcaagttgggaccgtcaaagggatgggtgtttcaggcacccactgagcccagactgtgctctgccgcccagagggcccgggaccccctccacagACTTCTTTGACTCAtctgcttcttcacatgaagccccccagatg
This region includes:
- the LOC125281965 gene encoding ral guanine nucleotide dissociation stimulator-like; translation: MLRLREGTMEHFVQSLVPSFPDGSISTTSTIFCMYEMFTSATQVPGQQFNSTLSPFLGTWPDQNLQAIYQSLGCDRVEIKVAYVHGAMVLKWHAWDLTNHVPLLLMQRELLALTEAEVEVPAPGLLPAAEPGTGPPIELEATPALCQLSPAVSEPASPPSAVPELQPVLPSSACVPGAEQQSAGPPFLLESFTQATATEPTAAPEASCHRCVTPKNQLGEEKPDLLDFPPRLVAEQLTYMDAELFKKLLPHQCLGSVWSKRNKPGNEHLAPTVRATVAQFNGVAKCVITTCLGNPSMTARDRAMVVEHWIKVAKACQTLRNYSSLRAILSALQSVSIHRLENTWGKVSRKPLRIFQKLCSKDTAQGRNLLIKERPSNRFATLVMALRGAQKRMQKKGVVPFLGTFLTELVMLDTAMEDYLEGNEINHHKRNKEYQVITDIMLLQVAAENYTLEPEDPFWAWFQAMEPLSEAESYTLSCQLEPRS